From Endozoicomonas sp. 8E, the proteins below share one genomic window:
- a CDS encoding DUF262 domain-containing HNH endonuclease family protein, whose protein sequence is MKAEELKIEDVLVQTKTFVIPPYQRPYSWSEDNAKQLVEDIFTSMEQGESEYFIGSLICIQDQKNDYRFEVVDGQQRLTTLTLICAKLCQLISNVKVKADLQERILHEDPYSDIPEEPRLQIRLKEFELFTNHVVMGKDTNLPDKPTHTESLFINNFRGIGEYLADYDEATLIRLTRYLLRNVFIVFVRTEDFASSYRLFNVLNNRGTPLTDGDLIKNKLFEQAEVNRIPSSTVEQKWSQLEDIIGIENIDRFLNFNTIANKKDKDRVTPKPLAAYTKRLQDEYNGEVLPLISDLLASAKNYQALRDSDFEGLTRKRIRFLNLLPDEWFPAVLAFLNRASTDKCFTPQDIDTFLMAFEKVLYQSWIRKLIKSKREMMYFEVLTRINQGHDLNSIIEGINVHADNADFAHHIQGDLYEPSPNKIQMVRAVLLRLEEEMQDDSVEKSYHRLSIEHILPQSRKDNYWQERFSDDCHAQWVQKLGNLTLLGGAKNSSAQHHSFPKKLESYARHNKKVSFDLTKEICDLDDWTEDSIKKRHERLVGQCLSLWSVTGTVTLL, encoded by the coding sequence ATGAAAGCCGAAGAACTGAAAATTGAGGACGTACTCGTCCAAACCAAAACTTTTGTCATTCCACCTTACCAGAGACCCTACTCCTGGAGCGAAGATAATGCCAAGCAGCTTGTGGAGGATATTTTCACCAGCATGGAGCAAGGCGAGAGTGAATATTTTATCGGTAGCCTGATTTGTATTCAGGATCAGAAAAACGACTACCGGTTTGAAGTGGTGGATGGCCAGCAACGCCTGACCACGCTGACACTGATTTGCGCAAAACTGTGTCAGCTCATCAGCAATGTTAAAGTAAAAGCCGACCTCCAGGAGCGCATTCTCCATGAAGACCCATATTCGGATATACCGGAAGAACCTCGCTTGCAGATACGGCTGAAAGAGTTCGAGCTGTTTACCAATCATGTCGTCATGGGCAAGGATACCAACCTTCCCGACAAACCTACCCATACCGAGAGCCTTTTCATCAACAATTTCAGGGGGATTGGTGAATATCTGGCCGACTATGATGAAGCGACGCTGATCAGGCTTACCCGCTATCTGTTGCGTAATGTGTTTATTGTTTTTGTTCGTACCGAGGATTTTGCTTCTTCTTACCGGCTCTTCAATGTATTGAATAACCGGGGAACCCCACTTACCGACGGCGATCTGATCAAGAATAAACTGTTCGAACAGGCAGAGGTAAATCGAATACCTTCCTCAACCGTTGAGCAAAAGTGGTCACAGCTGGAAGATATTATCGGGATTGAAAATATTGATCGGTTCCTGAACTTCAATACTATAGCCAATAAAAAGGACAAAGACCGCGTTACGCCCAAGCCTCTTGCTGCATACACTAAACGCCTGCAGGATGAATATAATGGTGAAGTGCTTCCTCTGATTAGTGATCTGCTGGCCTCAGCCAAGAATTATCAGGCACTGCGGGATTCGGATTTTGAGGGCTTGACCCGCAAACGTATCCGCTTCCTGAACCTGCTACCAGATGAATGGTTTCCTGCGGTACTGGCATTTCTTAACCGGGCCTCAACCGATAAGTGCTTTACACCACAAGATATTGATACCTTCTTAATGGCCTTTGAAAAAGTGCTCTACCAAAGCTGGATTCGTAAACTGATTAAAAGCAAGCGGGAGATGATGTACTTCGAAGTGCTGACTCGGATTAACCAGGGGCATGATCTTAATTCAATTATTGAGGGCATTAATGTCCACGCTGACAATGCGGACTTTGCTCATCATATTCAGGGTGATCTTTACGAACCCTCACCCAACAAAATACAGATGGTTAGGGCTGTTCTATTGAGGTTGGAAGAGGAAATGCAGGATGACAGTGTCGAGAAAAGTTACCACCGTCTCTCCATTGAGCATATCCTTCCCCAGAGCCGCAAGGATAACTACTGGCAGGAAAGGTTTTCTGATGACTGCCATGCACAGTGGGTACAAAAACTCGGAAATCTAACGCTACTTGGCGGTGCCAAAAACAGTAGCGCCCAGCACCATAGTTTTCCCAAAAAGCTGGAAAGCTATGCCCGCCATAACAAGAAAGTGTCGTTTGATTTAACGAAAGAGATATGTGATCTGGACGACTGGACCGAAGATAGCATTAAAAAACGCCATGAGCGACTGGTAGGTCAGTGTCTTTCTCTCTGGTCAGTGACCGGCACAGTGACTCTTTTGTGA
- the tnpA gene encoding IS200/IS605 family transposase: protein MPDYKSLTHTRWDCKYHIVFIPKKRQKVIYGSLRKFLGAIFHDLASRKGCEIVEGHLMRDHVHICISIPPKYSVSNVVGYLKGKCAIAIARHFKGKQRNFSGEHFWARGYFVSTVGLDEDVVREYIRNQEKNDETRDQLKLGFDTRPWAQ, encoded by the coding sequence ATGCCAGACTACAAAAGTCTGACTCATACTCGTTGGGATTGTAAGTATCACATTGTCTTTATTCCCAAAAAAAGGCAAAAGGTTATTTATGGGAGCTTGAGAAAATTTCTGGGAGCCATTTTCCACGATCTTGCCAGTCGCAAAGGGTGTGAAATTGTGGAAGGGCATTTGATGCGAGATCACGTTCATATTTGCATTAGCATTCCGCCGAAATACTCTGTTTCCAATGTTGTTGGCTATTTGAAGGGTAAATGCGCAATAGCTATTGCGAGACACTTCAAAGGTAAGCAGAGGAATTTTTCTGGTGAGCATTTCTGGGCAAGAGGGTATTTCGTCAGCACAGTAGGTCTTGATGAAGATGTGGTTAGGGAATATATCCGAAATCAGGAGAAAAATGATGAAACACGAGATCAGCTGAAACTTGGTTTTGACACGCGCCCTTGGGCGCAATAA
- a CDS encoding GIY-YIG nuclease family protein → MQPATIKLFLVKGSPTGLRTAEISNWTGKAIAGPRSDLDDFLSRPELKSPGVYLLSGIDADSNEPVIYIGEAEDVSSRLKQHAKNEDKDYWVHTSAFVSKDDNLTKAHIRYIEGKLIQQAYNSKRVVVMNSASSGSSLPEADRAEMDVYIERMLQLLPVLGIHHLTSTSLSPEKPNLLNPDKPSDASNQILLCKVKGKLTATGKRSEGGFTIFQGSQAVEQAVDSCPERIIKFRSKLIEKGILTLDDGCYIFTEDYEFTSPSAAAVIIRGRSTNGLTAWRTDDNRTLKDLEREP, encoded by the coding sequence ATGCAACCAGCCACAATCAAACTCTTCCTCGTCAAAGGCAGTCCAACAGGCCTTCGCACCGCAGAGATCTCAAACTGGACTGGCAAGGCCATTGCTGGCCCCCGCAGTGATCTTGATGACTTTCTGAGCCGCCCGGAACTTAAAAGTCCGGGCGTTTATCTTCTTTCTGGTATTGATGCAGATTCAAATGAGCCTGTGATCTACATTGGTGAAGCAGAGGACGTATCCAGTCGTCTTAAGCAACACGCCAAAAATGAAGATAAAGACTACTGGGTTCATACGTCAGCCTTCGTCAGCAAAGACGACAACCTGACCAAAGCTCATATTCGTTACATTGAAGGAAAGCTGATTCAACAGGCGTACAACAGCAAGCGAGTGGTTGTGATGAACAGTGCATCCAGTGGTTCTTCACTGCCTGAAGCTGATCGAGCCGAGATGGATGTTTACATAGAAAGGATGCTGCAATTATTACCCGTACTGGGCATTCACCACCTAACATCCACCAGCCTTTCTCCTGAAAAACCCAATCTTCTTAACCCTGACAAACCTTCTGATGCTTCTAACCAGATACTCTTATGCAAAGTGAAAGGAAAGCTCACAGCAACAGGAAAGCGATCAGAAGGCGGGTTCACCATTTTCCAAGGGTCTCAAGCGGTAGAGCAAGCTGTTGACTCCTGCCCAGAAAGAATAATTAAATTTAGATCGAAGCTCATTGAAAAAGGCATACTGACTCTTGATGACGGCTGTTATATTTTTACTGAGGACTATGAATTCACCAGCCCCAGTGCAGCTGCCGTCATAATCAGAGGTCGAAGCACCAATGGTTTAACTGCCTGGAGAACAGATGATAATCGCACCTTGAAAGACTTGGAAAGGGAACCATAG
- the tnpA gene encoding IS66 family insertion sequence element accessory protein TnpA, with the protein MTREQKQQYWKDHIEAWQNSGLSQAEYVRRNGLPIKTFGYHKRRLQSAPKPQQTLVPVKVDNNDTNQVQTPESGISLVTPRGFTVALASDFDVACLQRLLQVIG; encoded by the coding sequence ATGACCAGAGAACAAAAGCAGCAATACTGGAAAGACCACATCGAAGCCTGGCAGAACAGTGGCCTGTCCCAGGCTGAATATGTCCGCCGCAACGGGCTGCCAATCAAAACATTCGGCTACCATAAACGTCGCCTTCAATCTGCCCCGAAACCGCAGCAAACACTGGTTCCTGTAAAAGTAGATAATAATGACACCAATCAGGTTCAAACACCGGAATCCGGCATCTCTCTTGTAACGCCCCGAGGCTTTACTGTGGCTCTGGCTTCAGATTTCGATGTCGCCTGTCTGCAACGTTTACTCCAGGTAATCGGCTGA
- a CDS encoding metallophosphoesterase, with amino-acid sequence MYDIIGDIHGRADELEAFLLKLGYERRNSAYRHPERKAIFVGDFIDGQGQHRKTIDICRSMVEQETALAVMGNHEFNAICYSISDGAGDFLRPHNEKNIRDHAEFIAEFPFQSRIHQEAISWFKTLPLFLDLGELRIIHAVWHHTSFPIVAPFLDENNCLTPDAYVPASDKSHPLYHAIEYLLKGVELELPPGVSFRDKKGNLRTAARIRWWDEQAIHWSNATIGTGQAELPNTPLPEQSYRYTDTVPLFVGHYWMNGQPRPMSDQVACVDYSVARPGGRLVAYRWSGEQKLIQDNFTWIDRNQ; translated from the coding sequence ATGTACGACATTATTGGAGATATTCATGGGCGGGCTGATGAGCTGGAAGCCTTTCTGCTCAAGCTTGGTTATGAACGACGTAACTCCGCATATCGCCACCCCGAACGGAAAGCCATTTTTGTTGGGGACTTTATAGATGGCCAGGGGCAACACCGTAAAACCATTGATATTTGTCGTTCGATGGTCGAGCAGGAAACTGCACTTGCTGTGATGGGTAACCATGAGTTTAATGCCATCTGTTATTCGATATCGGATGGTGCTGGCGATTTCCTCCGCCCACATAATGAGAAGAACATCAGGGATCATGCGGAGTTTATTGCTGAGTTTCCATTTCAATCCCGCATACATCAGGAGGCTATAAGCTGGTTTAAGACACTGCCACTGTTTCTGGATCTGGGAGAATTGAGAATCATCCATGCAGTATGGCATCACACCAGCTTTCCTATTGTCGCCCCCTTTCTCGATGAAAATAACTGCCTGACACCGGATGCTTATGTTCCAGCTTCTGATAAATCACACCCGCTCTACCATGCAATAGAGTACCTATTGAAAGGGGTAGAGCTGGAACTACCACCAGGCGTTAGTTTCAGAGATAAAAAAGGAAATCTGCGAACCGCTGCCCGCATTCGCTGGTGGGATGAACAAGCAATTCATTGGTCAAATGCAACCATCGGGACAGGACAGGCAGAATTGCCCAACACTCCACTGCCCGAACAAAGTTATCGCTACACGGATACAGTACCGTTATTTGTAGGACATTACTGGATGAATGGACAGCCCAGGCCAATGAGTGACCAGGTTGCCTGTGTTGACTACAGCGTTGCACGCCCTGGGGGAAGACTGGTGGCTTATCGCTGGTCGGGTGAGCAGAAGCTTATTCAGGATAACTTTACTTGGATAGACAGAAATCAATAA
- the tnpB gene encoding IS66 family insertion sequence element accessory protein TnpB (TnpB, as the term is used for proteins encoded by IS66 family insertion elements, is considered an accessory protein, since TnpC, encoded by a neighboring gene, is a DDE family transposase.): MMTANINHPVYLATGVTDMRKSIDGLAVIVSECLALNPLSGSLFVFCNRQRDKIKILHWDGSGFWLYYKRLEKGRFQWPKVSNNESVNLTRQQLNWLLDGLQLEQKQAHRALQYQTVT; the protein is encoded by the coding sequence ATGATGACTGCTAATATCAATCACCCTGTGTATCTGGCCACGGGTGTGACAGACATGCGCAAATCCATCGATGGCCTGGCGGTGATTGTCAGTGAATGCCTGGCACTCAATCCCCTGTCCGGCAGCCTGTTTGTGTTCTGCAACCGCCAGCGGGACAAGATAAAGATTCTGCACTGGGATGGCTCCGGCTTTTGGCTTTATTACAAGCGACTTGAGAAAGGTCGCTTTCAATGGCCAAAGGTAAGCAACAATGAGAGTGTGAATCTGACACGCCAGCAGCTCAACTGGCTGCTGGATGGACTCCAGCTGGAACAAAAGCAGGCCCACCGAGCATTGCAGTATCAGACTGTCACCTGA
- the tnpC gene encoding IS66 family transposase: MTISAAQENKQLKKTIAKLERQKHDLQLKVQWLEEQFRLHRHKNYGPSSERFEGQQALFNEVEEVVAEAEDQQDDTPEVEQISYERKKPVRRPLSKDLPREQIVHDIPEEDKQCDCCGSKLHVIGKETSEKLDIVPAQARVIEHVRPKYGCRSCEIGVKIAPVPASPIPKSIATPGLLAWLTVSKYGDALPLYRQVSILKRLNVDISRATLANWMIRTAQLLTPLYDALKLQLLKQPAIMADETTLQVLKEPGREAASKSYMWLYRNGAYSTPIVIYEYQQGRGSEHPISFLAGYQGTLQCDGYSAYKKLEKQQPGITLVGCMAHARRKFKEAFDVLPKNKKLATSRPGQMLSLIKKLYAIEQRVRDKTPDERRLARQNDAGPVMDKIKVWLERQALNVTPKSKLGEAVRYMQNQWTYLVRYLDNGLVDIDNNASERAIKPFVMGRKGWLFSDSIAGARSSAVLYTLVETAKINGHEPYAWLRHVLTILPALEKDADVEQLLPMNIKPESLKYPT; the protein is encoded by the coding sequence ATGACAATATCCGCCGCACAAGAAAACAAACAGCTGAAAAAAACGATAGCAAAGCTGGAGCGCCAAAAGCATGACCTTCAATTGAAGGTGCAGTGGCTTGAAGAACAGTTTCGCCTGCATCGCCACAAAAACTATGGGCCTTCCAGTGAACGTTTCGAAGGCCAGCAGGCGCTATTCAACGAGGTGGAAGAAGTTGTCGCTGAAGCCGAAGATCAACAGGATGATACGCCAGAGGTTGAGCAGATCAGCTATGAGCGTAAGAAACCTGTTCGTCGACCGCTATCGAAAGACCTCCCGAGAGAACAAATCGTCCACGACATTCCCGAAGAAGACAAACAGTGTGACTGTTGTGGTAGCAAACTCCATGTTATCGGCAAAGAAACCAGCGAAAAGCTGGATATTGTTCCGGCACAAGCCAGGGTTATTGAACATGTTCGTCCGAAGTACGGCTGCCGCAGCTGTGAGATCGGCGTGAAGATTGCTCCCGTTCCAGCCTCTCCTATACCTAAAAGCATTGCGACCCCCGGCCTGCTGGCCTGGTTGACCGTCAGCAAGTACGGCGATGCGCTGCCACTGTACCGGCAGGTCTCCATCCTAAAACGCCTGAATGTCGACATCAGTCGTGCGACACTGGCCAACTGGATGATAAGAACGGCACAGCTGCTAACTCCGCTGTACGATGCGCTCAAACTGCAGCTGTTGAAACAACCGGCGATCATGGCGGATGAAACAACCCTACAAGTGCTGAAAGAACCGGGGCGAGAGGCGGCCAGCAAATCGTATATGTGGCTCTATCGCAATGGTGCTTACAGTACGCCCATTGTCATCTACGAATACCAGCAGGGGCGTGGATCTGAACATCCGATCAGCTTTTTGGCTGGCTATCAGGGTACTCTGCAATGCGATGGCTACAGCGCTTATAAAAAGCTGGAGAAGCAGCAACCGGGCATCACTCTGGTAGGTTGTATGGCGCATGCCCGCAGGAAATTCAAGGAAGCCTTTGATGTGCTGCCAAAAAACAAGAAGCTGGCAACGTCCAGACCTGGGCAGATGTTATCACTGATCAAAAAACTTTACGCCATAGAACAGAGAGTGCGGGACAAAACACCGGATGAGCGACGCCTGGCGAGGCAAAACGACGCCGGTCCGGTGATGGACAAAATCAAGGTCTGGCTGGAAAGACAGGCGCTGAATGTCACCCCCAAAAGCAAGCTGGGTGAGGCGGTCCGCTACATGCAGAACCAGTGGACGTACCTTGTGCGCTATCTGGACAATGGTCTTGTGGACATTGACAACAACGCATCAGAACGGGCGATCAAACCCTTCGTGATGGGGCGCAAAGGCTGGCTATTCTCAGACAGTATTGCTGGTGCACGCAGCAGTGCGGTTCTATACACACTGGTGGAAACTGCCAAAATCAACGGACACGAGCCTTACGCGTGGCTACGGCATGTGTTGACGATTCTACCGGCCCTGGAGAAAGACGCGGACGTGGAACAGCTGTTGCCGATGAACATCAAGCCGGAATCTTTAAAATATCCCACTTAA
- a CDS encoding restriction endonuclease, translating into MARKQSLLDDLSTLPWWFNLILAILSYFLLKVVVPSIETENPIFKGIAIALPSMAWVFSLLFCLAALASAFHSWQRGELFNNQTSLTSIQNLTWQQFEQYIGEAYRRKGYSVEETGLGGADGGVDLILRQEGKTLLVQCKNWKRRKVGVSVVREMFGLVKAQGATGGVLVTAGAFTKEAQKFAQDTGLELIDGQRLVRLVNSVREAPLKNDDALSNQPKDEKLCPKCGSAMVKRTARQGSNKGKQFWGCSRFPACRGIRS; encoded by the coding sequence ATGGCCCGCAAGCAATCTCTTCTGGATGACCTCAGCACACTTCCCTGGTGGTTCAACCTGATACTGGCAATACTTTCCTACTTTCTCCTCAAGGTTGTTGTTCCGTCCATTGAAACCGAAAATCCCATCTTTAAAGGTATCGCTATAGCGTTGCCATCGATGGCCTGGGTTTTCAGTCTTTTATTTTGCCTGGCGGCCCTCGCTTCAGCTTTCCACTCCTGGCAGCGAGGAGAACTCTTCAACAACCAAACCAGCCTGACGAGCATTCAGAACCTTACTTGGCAGCAGTTCGAACAGTACATTGGGGAAGCCTACAGAAGAAAGGGCTACTCAGTTGAGGAAACTGGACTCGGTGGAGCAGACGGTGGGGTTGACCTGATACTCCGGCAAGAAGGGAAAACACTGCTGGTTCAATGCAAAAACTGGAAACGCAGAAAGGTTGGCGTATCCGTTGTTCGGGAAATGTTCGGTTTGGTCAAGGCGCAAGGGGCCACTGGCGGAGTGCTGGTGACTGCAGGCGCTTTCACCAAGGAAGCGCAAAAATTTGCACAAGACACCGGGCTTGAATTGATAGATGGTCAAAGGCTGGTCCGTCTGGTAAATAGCGTCCGGGAAGCCCCTCTCAAAAATGATGATGCCCTGTCCAATCAACCCAAGGATGAAAAGCTTTGTCCCAAATGTGGTTCTGCCATGGTAAAGCGCACTGCGAGACAGGGAAGCAACAAAGGTAAGCAATTCTGGGGTTGCAGCAGATTTCCTGCTTGCAGAGGTATTCGCAGTTAA
- a CDS encoding restriction endonuclease subunit S — protein MAKRLRMKCADISQDEFVKYQLNKGDLLFNRTNSIEHVGKTGLFDLDGDYCFASYLVRVTPDKNQILPEFLVKMMNSQAFLTEARGKASKSINQSNINATVMKNIKVPVPSLAEQETFVTKVKALETKIAEAQAIIAATPAKKEAVMKKYL, from the coding sequence TTGGCTAAGCGCTTACGCATGAAGTGCGCCGATATCAGTCAAGATGAGTTCGTCAAATACCAGCTGAACAAGGGCGATTTGCTGTTTAACCGCACCAACAGTATTGAGCATGTGGGCAAAACCGGCCTGTTTGATTTAGACGGCGATTACTGTTTTGCCTCTTACCTCGTGCGAGTTACGCCAGATAAAAACCAGATTCTCCCGGAATTTCTGGTCAAGATGATGAACTCTCAGGCTTTTCTGACAGAAGCCCGGGGCAAAGCTTCCAAGTCGATTAATCAGTCCAATATCAATGCGACAGTGATGAAAAACATCAAGGTACCCGTACCTTCTCTAGCCGAGCAAGAGACATTCGTTACCAAAGTCAAAGCACTGGAGACTAAAATCGCCGAAGCCCAGGCCATCATCGCCGCAACACCAGCCAAAAAAGAGGCGGTTATGAAAAAGTACCTTTAA